One Formosa agariphila KMM 3901 genomic window, GCCATCAAAACTGTATTCATATATAGCTTGATTACTACGATTTGAAGTTCGGATATACAAATCGTTAACTGTTATTTCGGGTCCTACAGTTTTTTCTCCCATCGGTTCCATATAAAACAAATGTTTCTTTCCGTGTTCATCAACCTCAACACCCAATAAATTAAATACCCCGCCATACCGAACAAACCCTGCCAATTGGTGTGGTTTCATTCCGGACACATCAAACTTAGCTACAGCAGTTCCTGTGGTGATGCCCATAATACGCTGACTTAAAGTATTATTGGCTCTCCAAAAATCGGAATCGGAGCCATCATTGTTTGTCCACTCATTAATATTTGGTCCGTAGCCTTTCTCGTTTGGCAATACCTTACTAGCCTTTAAGCGTAACCACCCTGGACGCTCGGTTAACGACCAATGTGTATTTCTCGGATTATGATTCCACTCCCACTGAAATCCTAATTTAGGTGATGAAAAATCGTCATCTGTTCGTGGTGCGGTAACAGGATAACCATCAATTGGTTTTTTATACGTCTTTACAGGTTCGCCAATACCATCGTTATCTTCGTCTACACCAATAATAGGCCAACCGTCTACCCAAGTTACAGGTTCTAAACACTGTGGACGTCCTTGAAAAGGGATATCATCATTCTGAATGAGTTGATGCATATACCACCATGAATTATCTGGAGCCTGCATTAAAGCACCTTGACTTGCACTGCGGTTATTAAAGACGGTACCTTTTTCAAGGACGGTTTTAACCTCATAAGGTCCATAAATACTTTCTTTTGAACGCAACACAATCTGTTTTCTATCGTTTTTAGGATTTTTAACGCCTGGTTTGGTCGACATATCTCCCATGGTCCATTGTGCTAAAAAGATATACCAAGTGCCATCAATTTTATAAATTTTAGCCGCTTCTGCTCCCATACCTGTATATACCAATTTTCCTTCATCAAGAATTTTGGTGCCGTCCCAGCTCATTTCGTAAATTCTATTTTCATTCCCCTCAATAGTATTACTAGCCTCCTTTTGTTTCCCTGCTGTGTTAATTATTATATAAGCCTTATGCGTATCTTCATCCCAAAATACAGCCGGATCGTCTAATACTTCCGACTTTGGAAGCATCATAATAGGTTTACTCCATGGCCCTTTTATATCTTTAGAAGTAGCAACCATTAAACCATGCTGAT contains:
- a CDS encoding glycoside hydrolase family 43 protein; translated protein: MKKIMYLNACRALTLISVLSLLACNSEPEKKQATPSKEIAKAQTGSWGDQGDGTYINPILNADYPDSDIEQVGDTYYMITSKQHMSPGMPILESKDMVNWTNVGHVFNSLSWAPEYNWDRMNGYSFGTWAGDLAYHEGTWYCYQIDYQHGLMVATSKDIKGPWSKPIMMLPKSEVLDDPAVFWDEDTHKAYIIINTAGKQKEASNTIEGNENRIYEMSWDGTKILDEGKLVYTGMGAEAAKIYKIDGTWYIFLAQWTMGDMSTKPGVKNPKNDRKQIVLRSKESIYGPYEVKTVLEKGTVFNNRSASQGALMQAPDNSWWYMHQLIQNDDIPFQGRPQCLEPVTWVDGWPIIGVDEDNDGIGEPVKTYKKPIDGYPVTAPRTDDDFSSPKLGFQWEWNHNPRNTHWSLTERPGWLRLKASKVLPNEKGYGPNINEWTNNDGSDSDFWRANNTLSQRIMGITTGTAVAKFDVSGMKPHQLAGFVRYGGVFNLLGVEVDEHGKKHLFYMEPMGEKTVGPEITVNDLYIRTSNRSNQAIYEYSFDGKNFKRFGPTFTIAFGKWTGDRLGLFSWNDKEDAGYIDVDWFTYDYDGPKAANQ